One region of Mucilaginibacter gotjawali genomic DNA includes:
- a CDS encoding ATP-dependent helicase, producing the protein MDYLQGLNPEQQRAVQQLKGPVMIIAGAGSGKTRVITYRVAHLIRSGVDSFNILVLTFTNKAAKEMRERINQLVGPEAKNIWMGTFHSVFAKILRVEADKIGYPSNFTIYDTDDSKSVLRAILKEMNLDDKLYNPNFVHNRISAAKNNLIGWQEYQKNEQIQADDFSSGRGLIGVIYQNYAQRCYRAGAMDFDDLLFKTNELLKLHPEVLNKYQHKFKYLMVDEYQDTNFSQYLIVKKLAAVNENICVVGDDAQSIYAFRGANIQNILNFEKDYPDLKVFKLEQNYRSTQNIVNVANSIISNNKEQLKKNVFSEKETGEKIKVMRAFSDNEEGKLVAEDIMFQRTTKGLAWRDFAILYRTNAQSRSMEEALRKQGTPYKIYGGLSFYQRKEIKDLIGYFRLTFNPADEEALKRVINYPRRGIGDTTVDRIILSAGQNNITAWEVLLDPSKYLDGRTSAAVGNFSTMIQSFQVITKNLSAYEAALHIAQHSGLLKDLYEDKSVEGLNRYENIQELLNGIKEFSEREDIEEKGLDVFMQDVALLTNDDKDKNADADTVSLMTIHSSKGLEFPHVYVVGLEENLFPSQMSLNSRSDLEEERRLFYVASTRAESKLTMSYATSRFKFGTLISCEPSRFLDEIDAQYLELDFTAKPASSGNPFFDDDRAAWGKGADTFSKPKAAVVKTTSILAKAHVPSAGFAPSDTSNLQVGMEVEHERFGFGKVISLEGNKPDIKATIFFKEIGQKQLLLKFAKLRIL; encoded by the coding sequence TTGGATTATTTACAGGGTTTAAACCCCGAACAGCAAAGGGCGGTACAGCAATTAAAAGGGCCGGTGATGATCATCGCAGGCGCAGGATCGGGCAAAACAAGGGTGATCACTTACCGGGTGGCGCACCTGATCCGCAGCGGGGTGGATAGTTTTAACATCCTGGTGCTTACCTTTACCAACAAGGCGGCCAAAGAAATGCGCGAACGGATCAACCAATTGGTGGGCCCCGAAGCAAAAAATATCTGGATGGGCACCTTCCACTCTGTTTTCGCCAAAATATTACGGGTAGAGGCCGATAAAATTGGTTACCCCAGCAACTTTACCATATACGATACCGACGACAGCAAAAGCGTACTGAGGGCCATCCTGAAGGAAATGAACCTGGACGATAAGCTGTATAACCCCAACTTTGTACATAACCGCATTTCGGCGGCAAAAAATAACCTCATTGGCTGGCAGGAGTATCAAAAGAACGAGCAGATCCAGGCGGATGATTTCAGCAGCGGCAGGGGTTTAATAGGCGTCATTTACCAAAACTACGCGCAGCGCTGTTACCGTGCCGGCGCCATGGATTTTGACGACCTGCTGTTTAAAACCAACGAACTGCTAAAACTGCATCCCGAAGTACTGAATAAATACCAGCATAAGTTTAAATACCTGATGGTGGATGAGTACCAGGATACCAACTTTTCGCAATACCTGATCGTTAAAAAGCTGGCGGCGGTGAATGAGAACATCTGCGTGGTAGGCGATGACGCGCAAAGTATCTATGCCTTCCGCGGCGCCAATATCCAGAATATCCTGAACTTTGAAAAGGACTACCCCGACCTGAAAGTATTTAAACTGGAGCAAAACTACCGCTCAACCCAAAACATTGTAAATGTTGCCAACAGCATCATCTCCAATAATAAGGAACAACTGAAAAAGAACGTTTTTTCGGAAAAGGAAACGGGTGAAAAAATAAAAGTGATGCGGGCCTTCAGCGATAATGAGGAAGGAAAGCTGGTGGCAGAGGACATTATGTTCCAAAGGACCACCAAGGGTTTGGCCTGGCGCGATTTCGCGATACTTTACCGCACCAATGCGCAATCGCGCTCGATGGAAGAGGCGCTCCGCAAACAGGGAACGCCTTATAAAATATACGGAGGCCTGAGTTTTTACCAGCGGAAGGAAATAAAGGACCTGATCGGCTACTTCAGGCTCACCTTTAACCCTGCGGATGAAGAAGCGCTGAAACGCGTGATCAACTACCCCCGCCGGGGCATTGGAGACACTACGGTAGACCGCATTATATTAAGCGCAGGGCAAAACAACATTACCGCCTGGGAAGTATTGCTGGATCCGTCGAAATATTTGGATGGAAGGACATCGGCAGCGGTTGGCAACTTCTCTACCATGATCCAGAGTTTCCAGGTGATCACTAAAAATTTGTCGGCCTACGAGGCAGCTTTGCATATTGCCCAGCATTCGGGTTTGCTGAAAGATCTGTATGAAGATAAATCGGTGGAGGGACTTAACCGTTACGAAAATATCCAGGAATTGCTGAACGGGATCAAAGAATTTTCGGAAAGGGAAGATATTGAAGAAAAAGGGCTGGATGTGTTTATGCAGGATGTGGCTTTATTGACCAATGATGACAAGGACAAAAATGCCGATGCCGATACGGTGTCGCTGATGACCATCCACTCATCAAAAGGACTGGAATTTCCGCATGTGTATGTAGTTGGGCTGGAAGAGAATTTGTTCCCGTCGCAAATGTCGCTGAATTCGCGCAGCGACCTGGAGGAAGAACGCCGCCTGTTTTATGTGGCCAGTACCCGTGCGGAGAGTAAACTGACCATGAGTTATGCTACTTCCCGCTTTAAATTTGGAACACTGATCAGTTGCGAGCCAAGCCGTTTTCTGGATGAAATTGACGCGCAATACCTTGAGCTTGACTTTACCGCTAAGCCGGCAAGCTCAGGCAACCCGTTTTTTGATGACGACCGCGCTGCCTGGGGTAAGGGGGCAGATACTTTCTCGAAACCTAAAGCCGCCGTTGTTAAAACAACCTCGATCCTGGCAAAGGCGCATGTGCCTTCGGCGGGTTTTGCGCCATCAGATACATCGAACCTGCAGGTTGGTATGGAAGTTGAGCACGAAAGATTCGGGTTTGGCAAGGTAATAAGCCTTGAAGGCAATAAGCCGGATATCAAGGCAACCATTTTCTTCAAGGAAATAGGTCAAAAGCAGCTTTTACTGAAATTTGCAAAATTACGGATCTTGTAA
- a CDS encoding tetratricopeptide repeat protein, with product MKKILLFVFFIMLNFCVMADASGGNLARDTNEVIKLNKQGFAGRLTNPEQTVNNAEKAMALAKSLDYKRGIGESYRVRGIGNYYLNQSQKAIDDYLTAIDYFKQANDLHSQAKVYNNIGILYRDNDYDDALNFFNQALPIALKLKDNHLVASIYLNIGDVYFRKKNFYQALNYDNQSNVIFAALKDSVNLVLCLQNKGVIYFNLHQYDKALGLLLSANQQAHQLDLNETIASINLTIAESYIAQEKYTEAEKAIQEGLVYANTVKDEKIEADFKYTSYQLEAKRKNYELALNYLQSIYHKDSVSFKQNSSTQITLLREQAKQQARIKENEILLQRQKYDRVRFWGVTVVAGLLLVLVGLLVSNVKRKAKTNLQLTALNAEVSRQKDNLDRINHHLEEIIDERTKDLQVKNKKLSEYSSYLSHQIRGPIATLKGLLNLEKEGLVDQRECIRMMNKSVSEIDDKIIEMSDMLHDPGRAGF from the coding sequence ATGAAGAAGATTCTCCTGTTTGTTTTTTTTATAATGCTTAATTTTTGTGTGATGGCTGACGCATCAGGCGGGAATTTGGCGCGGGATACTAATGAAGTTATTAAGTTAAACAAACAAGGGTTTGCGGGCCGGTTAACCAACCCTGAACAGACGGTCAATAACGCGGAAAAAGCAATGGCGCTGGCAAAATCCCTGGATTATAAAAGGGGTATCGGCGAGTCATACAGGGTAAGAGGTATAGGTAATTATTATCTTAATCAATCTCAAAAGGCTATTGATGATTATTTAACGGCAATTGACTATTTTAAGCAGGCCAATGATCTGCACAGCCAGGCAAAAGTTTATAATAACATAGGGATCCTGTACCGCGACAATGATTATGATGATGCCCTGAATTTTTTCAACCAGGCCTTGCCCATCGCGCTCAAATTGAAAGACAACCACCTAGTGGCCTCGATATACCTGAATATTGGCGATGTTTACTTCCGCAAGAAAAATTTTTACCAGGCATTAAATTATGATAACCAAAGCAATGTGATTTTTGCCGCTTTAAAGGACTCGGTAAACCTGGTATTATGTTTACAGAACAAAGGGGTTATTTACTTTAACCTTCATCAATATGATAAGGCCCTTGGTTTGTTGTTAAGTGCCAACCAGCAGGCGCACCAGTTAGATCTCAATGAAACTATCGCAAGTATAAATTTAACCATTGCCGAATCGTATATCGCACAGGAAAAATATACTGAGGCTGAAAAAGCTATACAGGAAGGCCTGGTATACGCCAATACGGTAAAAGATGAAAAAATAGAAGCCGACTTTAAATATACAAGCTACCAGCTGGAGGCAAAACGTAAAAACTATGAGCTTGCGCTTAATTATTTGCAGAGCATATACCATAAAGACAGCGTTTCGTTTAAGCAAAACAGTTCAACGCAAATAACTTTGCTGAGGGAGCAGGCAAAGCAGCAGGCCCGTATTAAGGAAAACGAAATATTACTGCAAAGGCAAAAATACGATAGGGTACGATTCTGGGGGGTAACGGTTGTTGCCGGCTTATTGCTTGTTTTGGTGGGTTTGCTGGTTAGCAATGTTAAACGGAAGGCAAAAACCAATTTACAGTTAACGGCACTAAATGCCGAAGTCTCCAGGCAAAAAGATAACCTCGACAGGATCAATCATCACCTGGAAGAAATAATTGACGAAAGAACAAAAGATTTGCAGGTTAAAAATAAAAAACTCTCTGAGTATTCATCCTACCTGTCGCACCAGATACGCGGGCCCATAGCAACCCTTAAAGGATTATTAAACCTCGAAAAAGAGGGTTTGGTTGACCAGCGCGAATGTATCAGGATGATGAACAAGAGCGTATCGGAAATTGATGACAAAATCATCGAAATGAGCGATATGCTCCACGATCCGGGAAGAGCCGGATTTTAA
- a CDS encoding mandelate racemase/muconate lactonizing enzyme family protein, with protein sequence MSYPVIITKIDIYRFSIPMVPFTIATGTMDHAQNVFIRVHTDAGFYGVGECSAFPVIVGETQDTCLIMAREFAGLWIGEDALDIEARLQQLHSFTAGNTTIKSAFDMALYDIAAKYAGLPLYKFLSGEKRVVESDITIGIASPEMMAGKAIAFKQSGANILKVKLGKDAAGDVERVKQIREAVGERLAIRIDANQGWSFDDAVFALQAMGKYDIEFCEQPMRTWYDDQLPQLMKLSPVKIMADESVYNHHDARKQINSGSCDYINIKMAKSGGIFEAKQIHDLAAAKGIACMMGGMLESRIALSSKLHFVYASPNIKFYDMDTCMLGHLVDPCVGGVTYDGYKLNIADRPGIGADADESFLEKCEKVTV encoded by the coding sequence ATGAGTTATCCAGTCATCATTACCAAAATAGATATTTACAGGTTCAGTATCCCGATGGTGCCGTTTACTATAGCCACGGGTACGATGGATCATGCACAGAATGTGTTTATCAGGGTGCATACTGATGCCGGATTTTATGGAGTAGGAGAGTGTTCTGCGTTCCCGGTGATTGTCGGGGAAACCCAGGATACCTGTTTAATAATGGCCAGGGAATTTGCCGGGCTTTGGATAGGGGAAGATGCGCTGGATATTGAAGCCCGTTTGCAGCAGCTCCATAGTTTTACCGCCGGTAATACGACGATAAAAAGCGCCTTCGATATGGCTTTATATGATATTGCGGCCAAATATGCAGGCTTGCCCCTTTACAAGTTTTTAAGCGGAGAGAAACGGGTGGTGGAATCGGATATAACCATTGGGATCGCATCGCCCGAAATGATGGCCGGAAAAGCAATAGCATTTAAACAATCAGGCGCCAATATCCTTAAAGTAAAATTAGGAAAGGATGCTGCAGGGGACGTTGAACGTGTAAAACAGATCCGTGAAGCCGTAGGGGAGAGGCTGGCGATACGCATTGATGCCAACCAGGGCTGGAGTTTTGATGATGCCGTTTTTGCATTACAGGCAATGGGTAAATATGATATCGAATTTTGTGAACAGCCAATGCGCACCTGGTATGACGACCAGCTGCCCCAATTGATGAAGCTTTCACCCGTAAAAATAATGGCGGATGAAAGCGTTTATAATCATCATGATGCCCGGAAACAGATCAACAGCGGTTCATGTGATTATATCAATATAAAGATGGCTAAATCAGGCGGGATATTTGAAGCCAAACAGATCCACGACCTGGCTGCTGCCAAAGGCATTGCCTGTATGATGGGCGGCATGCTGGAAAGCCGCATTGCCTTAAGTTCCAAACTGCATTTTGTTTATGCCAGCCCCAACATTAAATTTTACGACATGGATACCTGTATGCTGGGTCACCTGGTTGATCCTTGTGTTGGCGGTGTTACCTACGATGGGTACAAATTAAATATTGCTGATCGGCCGGGTATCGGCGCTGATGCGGATGAAAGCTTTTTGGAGAAATGTGAAAAGGTTACTGTCTGA
- a CDS encoding DUF4290 domain-containing protein, whose translation MPENFDYNSTRNKLILSEYGRNVQNMVKYIVALPTKEERNRYAQVVIDLMGFLNPHLRDVADFKHKLWDHLHIISDFQIDVDSPYPKPSTEAIHMKPEPLRYPHQRIKYKHYGKTIELMIEKAKSIDDADRKRHMVQAIANFMKMAYVQWNKDSVADEIILSDLYNLSGGQLKLEENINLNKVEYRSIPHNTNNNQNNRGRTNNNNNQNNRGRTNNNNNNPRNNNNNQNRNRNSGGAKKY comes from the coding sequence ATGCCCGAAAATTTTGATTATAACTCAACCAGGAATAAACTTATCCTGTCTGAATATGGCCGCAACGTACAAAATATGGTAAAATATATTGTTGCGCTGCCTACCAAAGAAGAACGTAACCGTTACGCCCAGGTGGTGATTGACCTGATGGGTTTCCTGAACCCCCACCTGCGCGATGTTGCCGATTTTAAACATAAACTGTGGGATCACCTGCATATTATCTCTGATTTTCAGATCGACGTGGATTCGCCATATCCGAAACCGTCTACCGAGGCGATCCATATGAAGCCCGAACCGCTGAGGTATCCGCACCAGCGTATCAAATATAAGCACTATGGCAAAACCATTGAACTGATGATTGAAAAAGCCAAAAGTATAGATGATGCCGACCGTAAACGCCATATGGTACAAGCCATCGCAAACTTTATGAAAATGGCTTATGTGCAATGGAATAAAGATTCAGTGGCTGACGAGATTATCCTGTCTGACTTGTATAACCTATCCGGCGGCCAGTTAAAACTCGAAGAAAACATCAACCTGAACAAGGTTGAATACCGTTCGATACCGCATAATACCAACAATAACCAAAACAACCGCGGCCGTACCAACAACAACAATAACCAAAACAACCGCGGCCGTACCAACAACAATAACAACAACCCGCGTAACAATAACAACAACCAAAACCGCAACCGCAATAGCGGCGGCGCAAAGAAATATTAA
- a CDS encoding dipeptidase has translation MELIKQYIENNKQRLLDELFELLRFPSVSADPKYKADILKTADFVAKKLCDAGADNVEVCATAGYPIIYGEKIMDAGKPTVLIYGHYDVQPADPLELWNSPPFEPTIRDGKIYARGACDDKGQFYMHVKAFELMMQTNTLPCNIKFMIEGEEEVGSSNLAIFVKENKEKLKADMVLISDTSMISMEHPSLETGLRGLSYLEVEVTGPNRDLHSGVYGGAVANPATILAKMIASMHDENNHITIPGFYDKVVELTAAERTALNNAPYDEAEYKTDLGVDELWGEKGYTTFERTGTRPTLEVNGIWGGYTGEGAKTVLPSKAHAKISMRLVPNQTSDEITRLFTAHFEKIAPKAVKVKVTPHHGGEPAVTPTDSIAYRAAQKAIKTSFGKDPIPTRGGGSIPIVSLFEAELGIKTVLMGFGLDSDALHSPNEKYDIFNYYKGIETIPLFHKYFAELSV, from the coding sequence ATGGAGCTTATAAAACAATATATTGAAAACAACAAACAACGATTATTGGATGAGTTGTTTGAACTGCTTCGTTTCCCGTCGGTAAGCGCCGATCCGAAATACAAAGCTGATATACTTAAAACTGCAGATTTTGTCGCCAAAAAATTGTGTGATGCGGGAGCTGATAACGTTGAAGTTTGTGCCACTGCTGGTTACCCGATAATTTATGGTGAAAAAATCATGGATGCAGGCAAGCCAACGGTGTTGATTTATGGGCACTATGATGTTCAGCCTGCTGACCCCCTGGAACTCTGGAACAGCCCTCCTTTTGAGCCTACCATCCGTGATGGAAAAATATACGCCCGCGGCGCCTGCGACGACAAGGGACAATTTTATATGCATGTTAAAGCTTTTGAGCTAATGATGCAAACCAATACTTTGCCCTGCAATATCAAATTTATGATCGAAGGGGAAGAAGAAGTTGGATCATCAAACCTGGCAATTTTCGTTAAAGAGAACAAAGAAAAGCTAAAAGCTGATATGGTATTGATTTCAGATACATCTATGATCAGCATGGAACATCCTTCGCTGGAGACCGGCCTTCGTGGCTTATCCTACCTGGAAGTAGAAGTGACCGGGCCGAACCGCGACCTGCATTCAGGCGTATACGGCGGCGCCGTAGCCAACCCGGCAACTATACTTGCCAAAATGATCGCATCCATGCACGATGAAAATAATCACATCACTATACCCGGCTTTTATGATAAGGTAGTTGAATTAACTGCGGCAGAACGTACTGCGCTTAACAATGCGCCTTACGATGAGGCGGAATACAAAACCGACCTGGGCGTTGACGAGCTTTGGGGAGAAAAAGGCTATACTACGTTTGAACGTACCGGCACCAGGCCAACCCTCGAGGTAAACGGCATCTGGGGAGGCTATACCGGCGAGGGAGCCAAAACCGTGCTGCCATCAAAAGCGCATGCCAAAATATCAATGAGGCTGGTGCCCAACCAAACATCCGACGAAATAACCCGGCTTTTTACCGCTCACTTTGAAAAGATAGCGCCAAAAGCAGTAAAAGTAAAAGTTACCCCGCACCATGGCGGCGAGCCTGCGGTTACCCCCACTGACAGTATCGCCTACCGCGCCGCCCAAAAAGCAATTAAAACTTCATTTGGTAAGGATCCAATCCCTACACGCGGCGGGGGAAGTATCCCTATCGTGTCGTTATTTGAGGCTGAATTAGGTATAAAAACAGTATTGATGGGTTTTGGCCTGGATAGCGATGCGCTGCACTCGCCAAACGAGAAGTACGATATTTTTAATTATTACAAGGGTATTGAGACGATCCCGCTGTTTCATAAATATTTTGCGGAGTTGAGCGTCTGA
- a CDS encoding helix-turn-helix domain-containing protein, producing MTENLKKKTNKSVGKNIRTLRHQRGWSQEDVANRLGISIPAFSKIETGVTDINLSRLEQIANIYEVNVVNLLSLDAESAEPQVSNLSIAQKKIVDREAEIANLQRKVILLYEELRNRTAEAV from the coding sequence ATGACTGAAAATCTAAAAAAGAAAACCAATAAATCTGTTGGTAAAAACATCCGGACCCTACGTCACCAGCGCGGCTGGAGCCAGGAAGACGTGGCAAACCGTTTGGGAATTTCCATCCCCGCATTTTCAAAAATTGAAACCGGTGTTACAGATATCAACTTATCTCGCCTGGAACAGATCGCCAACATTTACGAAGTTAATGTAGTTAACTTATTGTCGTTAGACGCTGAAAGCGCAGAACCCCAGGTTTCAAATTTAAGCATCGCCCAAAAGAAAATAGTTGACCGCGAAGCTGAAATAGCAAACTTGCAGCGTAAAGTGATTTTACTTTACGAAGAATTGCGCAACAGAACTGCCGAAGCAGTTTAA
- a CDS encoding RHS repeat domain-containing protein: MKKVYLLIISLLTFVIDVSGQSTTYDPRMDLPKVTPPSPNAATLGKYGDIPVGLYSGIPNVSIPLYDVKLGNFSLPIGISYHSQGLKVEEKSGNIGLSWALNAGGVVTRTVKGLPDENGMGYWGHSTWTNQYISSALNISESFCNGTYDAQPDIFYFNFGEYSGKFVIDATTGHIAHIIPDQPSIKVKEIDSLNSFQITDDKGIKYIFDVKETTTDDNAPPTILSYTSAWYLSKIVTPAGNITFTYASDQTYYYQYNESDHLNNSSSTDASKFNPGLKVSNNYITVDSRILTAITTPNEAIQFYTVADRKDMPAAKRINEFVVKDYNGVVKKKIVFNQSYFGNSNTSSPEDCRLKLDQAIEFSADSTLSKTYTFGYNSPASVPSVTSLSQDYWGYFNGKTNTSLLPYMDPRIYGSYVANQATVYGNRDPDISYAQVGCLSQITYPTGGTTQFTYEGNDYSSVNGTPVNEQLQTQKQAQATATKTSTVNIPSVTQTFTINSAQTILITTQGSYSGAPPVDNGPSVYINLVNSDGSRTNILTRNMINSTLSSTQQLSVGNYEIIASVDGATQTATGTVQYYSADGYIHTKSAGGIRIKQVLSTDPVTTHTLLKQYSYKSATDATLSSGALVSAINLVSSKISNTWGYQWTVRSAGTSNYLGTTQGCFIGYGAVTEKDGNLDQGKKVSYFTTAADYANTYGTDSLIINQNEVTASNNSSYINKYLNDYDAYRGFLTKEQFYNSSNQLIKEIDIQYNLTAALTPTSTNYFAMNSKAGLFIDMCHVGCTQCYCISPELCSYCNTYSYELLYVFDSQIICPWIYKTQTSETQYDQNGLNPLTTITNYYYENPLHGQVTRTELTNSRGGIVKTINKYAQDKSLISNLSTTASLAVDSMVRKNMVSTVLESEQYTGGTFNSRLRTNYRIWDANGIIVSPENIQFQTQLSTGLENRVQFTNYDNIGNLLEDAKAGGPTTAYQWGYKGQYPVAKVTNALASDIFYDSFEEGDGTSALNISKTGHYSYSGGTAYSKNISGLVYTGNYVLSYWLKPTNGTWTFVSNIVAVPGSTYTIGPIAGQIDDVRFYPSNAQMTTYTYDPLVGVTSSTDAKNEITYYEYDSFQRLINIKDKNGNIIKHMDYHYQGQ, translated from the coding sequence ATGAAAAAAGTATACTTGCTGATTATATCGCTATTGACCTTTGTAATCGATGTGTCCGGGCAAAGCACAACTTATGACCCCCGAATGGATCTGCCAAAAGTAACCCCGCCATCACCCAATGCAGCCACGTTAGGTAAATATGGTGATATTCCGGTTGGGTTATATTCCGGCATTCCTAATGTAAGCATACCGTTATATGACGTTAAATTGGGCAATTTTTCTTTGCCTATTGGCATTTCCTATCATAGCCAGGGCTTGAAAGTTGAGGAGAAATCAGGGAATATAGGTCTTTCCTGGGCGTTAAATGCCGGTGGAGTAGTTACACGGACCGTAAAAGGGTTGCCCGATGAAAACGGCATGGGCTATTGGGGACATTCAACCTGGACCAATCAGTATATCAGTAGTGCTTTAAATATTTCAGAGTCCTTTTGTAACGGAACTTATGATGCTCAGCCTGATATTTTCTATTTTAATTTTGGCGAATACTCCGGAAAGTTTGTTATAGATGCCACAACGGGACATATTGCACACATAATACCTGATCAACCATCCATTAAAGTTAAGGAGATAGACTCTCTCAACAGTTTTCAGATCACCGATGATAAAGGGATCAAATATATTTTCGATGTTAAGGAAACCACTACAGATGATAATGCCCCGCCTACTATATTAAGCTATACTTCCGCCTGGTATCTGTCAAAGATCGTTACGCCTGCCGGCAATATTACCTTTACCTATGCCAGCGACCAAACATACTATTATCAATATAATGAAAGCGACCATTTAAACAACAGCTCAAGTACGGATGCCAGTAAATTCAACCCCGGATTGAAGGTAAGCAATAACTATATTACAGTTGATTCGAGAATATTGACAGCAATAACGACACCTAATGAAGCTATTCAGTTTTATACGGTTGCCGACAGAAAGGATATGCCTGCTGCAAAACGGATAAACGAATTTGTTGTTAAAGATTATAATGGCGTAGTAAAAAAGAAAATAGTATTTAATCAAAGCTACTTTGGTAATAGCAATACCTCTTCACCGGAGGATTGCCGGTTGAAACTGGATCAGGCAATTGAGTTTTCTGCCGATAGTACACTCAGTAAAACCTATACATTTGGTTACAACAGCCCGGCCTCTGTACCGTCAGTGACGTCTTTATCCCAGGACTATTGGGGGTATTTTAACGGTAAAACCAATACCAGTTTGTTGCCGTATATGGACCCAAGGATATATGGATCATATGTTGCAAACCAGGCAACAGTTTATGGAAACCGGGATCCTGATATCAGTTACGCACAGGTAGGGTGCTTAAGTCAAATTACCTATCCCACCGGGGGAACAACTCAATTTACTTATGAAGGTAACGATTACAGCTCTGTAAATGGCACGCCGGTAAATGAACAGTTGCAAACCCAAAAACAGGCGCAGGCTACAGCCACTAAGACCTCTACCGTAAATATCCCCTCTGTTACCCAAACATTTACTATTAATTCGGCGCAAACCATATTGATAACCACACAAGGGAGTTATAGCGGAGCCCCACCGGTCGACAATGGCCCGAGCGTTTATATCAATCTGGTCAACTCCGATGGAAGCAGAACAAATATTTTGACCAGAAATATGATCAATTCCACGCTAAGTAGTACACAACAGCTATCGGTAGGTAACTATGAGATCATAGCTTCTGTCGATGGTGCCACTCAAACAGCTACAGGAACTGTACAATATTATTCAGCGGATGGCTACATCCATACAAAGTCAGCGGGGGGCATCCGGATCAAACAAGTTCTTAGTACCGACCCGGTAACAACGCACACGCTATTAAAGCAATACAGCTATAAATCAGCCACGGATGCAACCTTGTCTTCCGGCGCTTTGGTATCTGCCATCAACCTTGTGAGTTCAAAGATTTCAAATACATGGGGTTACCAATGGACGGTTAGAAGCGCAGGTACAAGTAACTACCTCGGAACTACGCAGGGGTGTTTCATTGGTTACGGAGCGGTAACTGAGAAAGATGGAAACTTAGATCAGGGTAAGAAAGTGTCTTATTTCACTACAGCTGCTGACTACGCTAACACCTATGGAACTGACAGTTTGATCATCAATCAAAACGAGGTCACCGCTTCTAATAACAGTAGTTATATAAATAAATATTTAAACGATTATGATGCTTATCGGGGCTTTCTAACCAAAGAGCAATTTTATAATTCGTCAAATCAACTTATTAAAGAAATAGATATTCAATATAATTTAACAGCAGCATTAACCCCTACGTCCACCAACTATTTTGCAATGAACTCCAAAGCAGGATTATTTATTGATATGTGCCATGTTGGTTGTACTCAATGTTATTGTATAAGTCCCGAACTTTGTTCATATTGTAATACATATTCTTATGAATTGCTTTATGTTTTCGACAGCCAGATCATCTGTCCCTGGATTTACAAGACGCAAACATCAGAGACGCAATATGATCAAAATGGGTTGAACCCGCTAACAACAATTACCAATTATTATTATGAGAACCCCTTACATGGTCAGGTTACCCGCACGGAGTTAACGAACAGCAGGGGGGGTATTGTGAAAACAATCAATAAATATGCCCAGGATAAAAGTTTGATCAGTAACCTCAGCACTACTGCAAGTTTGGCCGTTGACTCGATGGTCAGAAAGAATATGGTCAGTACGGTTTTGGAAAGCGAGCAGTATACGGGCGGTACATTTAATAGCCGGTTGCGAACCAATTACAGGATATGGGATGCCAACGGAATCATTGTTTCACCTGAAAATATCCAGTTTCAAACACAATTAAGTACCGGGCTTGAAAACCGGGTGCAGTTCACTAATTATGACAATATTGGGAATTTGTTGGAAGACGCAAAAGCCGGCGGGCCTACAACCGCTTACCAATGGGGATATAAGGGTCAATACCCGGTAGCCAAAGTAACTAACGCCCTGGCCAGCGACATCTTTTATGATAGTTTTGAAGAAGGGGATGGCACCAGTGCTTTAAATATCAGCAAAACAGGTCATTACAGCTATAGCGGGGGCACAGCTTATTCAAAAAACATATCGGGCTTAGTTTATACAGGCAATTATGTACTGAGTTATTGGTTAAAACCAACGAATGGTACATGGACGTTTGTGAGCAATATAGTAGCCGTGCCTGGCAGCACCTATACCATAGGACCAATTGCCGGGCAGATAGATGACGTTCGGTTTTATCCGTCAAATGCCCAGATGACCACTTATACTTATGATCCCTTGGTAGGCGTCACCAGTTCGACAGATGCAAAAAATGAGATCACCTACTATGAGTATGATAGCTTTCAGCGTTTGATCAATATCAAAGACAAAAACGGTAATATCATTAAGCATATGGATTACCATTACCAGGGCCAGTAA